A stretch of DNA from Lotus japonicus ecotype B-129 chromosome 4, LjGifu_v1.2:
ctatagaacaacaaacaaagaaaatcagaaaggttcaaagaaatttgtgtccgctgcaaaacaaactgagttcaagaagcccagaaattatcagttgtcagattcattgcctcgacatgtacctctgcatgtgaaaccccaacttaagcttgacaaaactgtaccttggaagtgtcactactgtggtaagaatggtcatataaagccctactgttacaggttatatggttatcctcagatgtacgataaaaagcctgttcagatgaggaagcaatggaagcccaagggtgaagtcagatgtcaggtagcctacacgtctttcagagcatcatcaaaggaagattggtattttgatagtggctgctcaaagcacatgacaggaaacaagagcttcttgcaagacatcagaagtcactccaccaactatgttacttttggagatggagctaaaggaaagatcaagggagtaggaaaacttgttagcacagaatctcctaacttgaacaatgtgttacttgtaaatggtttaacagccaacctaatcagcataagtcaactgtgtgatcaaggatatgatgtgaagttcaataagatagaatgtgttgtgaccactgatgatgagagagttgtgatgagaggagtcagatcaaaagacaactgttatatgtggacatcagaagaaaaaggtcatgtttccagatgtttgttatctaaagaagatgaggtgaatgtatggcatcaaagactaggacatctcaactacagaagcatgcaaaagattcttgcagatgaagcaataagggggctgcccaatttgagcttgggagaaggaaagctatgtggagaatgtcagattggtaagcaaaccaaggtgccacacaagatgctccagcatcagaccacgacaaaggttctggagttgcttcacatggatctcatgggtcccatgcaggttgaaagcttgggaggaaaaaggtatgtatttgtctgtgtagatgatttttcaaggtatacatgggttgaatttatgagagaaaaatcagagacttttgaaatattcaagaatctatgtatgagacttcagaatgagaaggactgtgtgattgtaagaatcagaagtgatcatggaagggagtttgagaattcaaaattcttggagttctgtggaacagaaggtattagccatgaattttctgcccccatcacaccacagcagaatggaatagttgaaaggaaaaataaaactctccaggaatcagctagagtaatgttacatgctaagaagattccgcACCAGttttgggctgaagctatgagtactgcctgttacatacataatagagtcaccatcagggcagggacatcctctacacagtatgagctatggaaaggtagaaagctgtctgtaaaatactttcacatatttggaagtaaatgttatatccttgcggatcgtgatcctaagaggaagcttgatcctagaagtgatgatggaattttcatggggtattctatgaacagcaaagcctatagagtttttaactctcgcacaaggaccatgatggaatctgtgaatgtgactgtggatgatgaaccaagcaagaaggaagaagcagttttgaatgaagatgatgatggtgctgatgttccagccgatgctccagcaaccgccctcgacaatgagtcagaaacaagtgctgatgaaaagcaagacaaagatatcacatcaaacaaagctccatcaatcagggttcagaagaatcatcctcaagaaaacattattggtaatcttcaagaaggggtgactaccagatccaggagtataattgctcacagttgtttcatctctaagatagaacccaagaatgtcaatgaagctctcactgatgaatactggataaatgctatgcaagaggagctagagcagttcaggagaaatgaagtgcgggagttagtgcctagacctgaaggagtaaacatcattggcactaagtggatcttcaagaacaaatcagatgaaactggaacagtcacaaggaataaagcaaggctagttgctcaaggatatactcagatagaaggagttgattttgatgaaacctttgctccagtagctagactggaatctataagactcttattaggtgttgcttgtctcttgaagttcagactttatcagatggatgtgaagagtgcttttctgaatggctatttgagtgaagaagtttatgttgaacaacataaaggatttacagatccacatcatccagatcatgtgtacaagttgaggaaggccttgtatggcttgaagcaagcacctagggcttggtatgaaaagttaactgaattccttgtaagcaatggttacagtaagggtggaattgataaaactctgtttgtgaagaatgacaaaggtaagctcatgatagcacagatttatgtggatgacattgtctttggaggaatgtcgaactcaatggtggagcatttcgtccgacaaatgaaatctgaatttgagatgagcctagttggtgaattgaactattttctaggactacaagtgaaacaaatggaggattctatgttcatatcacagagtaagtatgctaaagggttagtcaagaagtttgggcttgaaaaggctggtcacaagagaactcctgctgctacacacatcaaactttccaaggatgaacagggggaagatgttgatcaaagtctcaatagaagcatgattggaagcttgttgtatctcactgctagcaggcCAGACATCACATTTGCTGTCGGAGTTTGTGCTAGGTATCAGGCAGCTCCTAAAgccagtcatctgctacaagtcaagagaattatcaagtacatcaatggcacaagtgactatggtattctctatactcatgatacaaattcctctttagttggattctgtgatgcagattgggcaggtagtgcagatgatcgaaagagcacatctggtggatgtttcttcctagggaataatttgatttcatggtttagcaagaagcagaattgtgtctcattgtctacagctgaagcagaatatattgcagcaggaagtagttgtacacaactcatgtggatgaagcaaatgctaaAGCAGTATGATGTTGAataggatgtcatgacattgtactgctacaatctcagtgcaattaatatttctaagaatcccatacagcatagcaggaccaagcatattgacattagacatcattttattagagacttggtggaagataaaattgttaatttggatcatgttacaactgacaagcaattggctgatattttcacaaaaccccttgatgcaatcacttttgaaaaattaagaggaagtctagggatttgtctttctgatgcatagaaattagcgtgccccagtgtgttaacggctagtttattcttggtcatcattaactgccgttgtgacatcagcaaaaagaaagttacttcatggttcacttatcctataactacctccaacgggcaaattgtgttctctcaaccgcctGTACATCTATCTACTTCCAGTCGtatcatctctcatttgcaattctgtttcgttgttctgtactctgtttATAATTGCTttcgattcatcatgtctcaaagttcaggaaagaaggaatctgtcaaggccaagattgaaagaactgttAAAGaggtcaagtgtatgggtttgaagagtgattcttctcaaccatcttctgtgtccatgaaagctcccaagaagatgagatcaagaaacccaacgtgtaaggtctacaaatcacaggtcaagaacagcaaaaccccaaatgttcctatccttgaggatgttcctgacgaagaggaaatcaatgatgaagattctcctgtgaaatcgccccctgatgttgtgcctgatgttgagacatctgggtctaaggaaagttctgctcaagaaaattctggaaaggattccacttctcatgaagattcaggtggtgctacccagcctgatatctctgtatcatcctcttcaaaggatgctGATTCAAAGAATGATAACTCTGCGGAtatcaattctgaagagccaatccaggatccagccactgttcagaacatctctgatgatgcttctgatgatgttcctctgactgagacctttgctgatagtattgctgcgaggatgaagaagaaaagaaggatttcttctcctgaaatcactcctactccatcaaagaaatccagacaggccagtgtgaagagtaagggaaagtaaaaggaagacaagactcccactgagaagaagaagaggaagattccagttgaagttgaagactctgagtcagatgttgaagtcggtatccaggacattcgatcttctgagaaaaagaagttttctggtaagcgtattcctcagaatgttcctgctgttcctattgatagagtgtctttccacttagaagagaatgttcagaagtggaagtttgtttgcaagaggagaatggccaaggaaagggaagttggttctgatgttcttgaatgcagagatgtaattgcactaattgagaaagcaggtctgatgaagactattcagaatgttagAAGGTgttatgagaagcttgtgagagagttcttggtgaatctctctgttgatgtaggACTTCCTGAaagtgcagaattcaggaaaatctatgtgagggctgaatgtgtgatgtttTCTCCTGCTgttgtcaatcaagcacttggcagaagtgctattgaatttgttgatgaagaagtgtccatggatgatgttgccaaggagcttactgcaggtcatgtgaagaagtggcccagcaagaagttgttgtctactggaaatctaagtgtgaagtatgctatccttaacaggattggtgctgtgaattgggttcctactcagcatacctctggtgtttctgcaacgcttgccaagttgatctgcaggattggcaagtctattgcttttgattttggaacttttgtgtttgagcagacattgaagcatgttGATACTTGTGcagtgaagctgcctgtttcatttccttcacttcttactgagatcattctgaagcaacatcctcagattctcagggctgatgatgtggctatgcctcgtggagttccaatcactttggatcaacgtttgtttctggagccacatgttctagacattgccttaccaaccagcagaacatctgctcctcctgtgactgaatctggtactaaggccataattgctgaattactggaagtctccaaggctttggaggagacaatcagggtgagcacttccaggaagctcaaagttgatgcgttactacacaagcttcaagaagaagaacgtcaaggtggtgagcacagtgctgctgctacagctgctcagaaagcaagtaatgaagaggaggaaggatctgaagaaagAGCAGAAGGGTCTGGGGAGgagtcaagttctgaagactagtttgctctgatcttgtgctattttcttttgtttttggatgcaccctttgaaaatttgtgctaaaaagggggagtagttgaGATTGAAGATTCTATCTGCTATGTGGTGTAATATTTTGTGCAACTGCTGTGAAGACGTATATTTCTACTGTGAAGTTTCTTctgctatgtgtgttctgatcgtgttagctctgatagtgttagctttggtttgtttaatttgaagacaagttcaagatcatggctatgtttgtttcaagaggCATTTTCTGATAGCAGTATTTCTGATAGCTTATGGGTTGCTAACTTCTGATAGCAGTAGTTCTGATTATGGGTTGCTAACTTCTGATAGCAGTAGTTCTGAAACGTTGCATCTGATTAGCAGTATTTCTGACAGCTTATGTGTTGCCAACTTCTGAAGGCAGTATTTCTGAAACGTTGATGTTTTAAGCtgatctattttggtgtcatcatatgctaaggcctgattgtacttctggttgtgtgtttgtgctgctaagtgtttttgttccaactatgtcttctgaagaatggtagttggttgtgtagttgcatcagttgagggggagatctgactaagggggagaattgtttctctagtttttatcctctctaattgtgagttgttttagacaaaatttgacaaagagGGAGATTGTtagaacatgttgccatgcattttgtcaaaacaaccgattgtcgaagcagatgtcgtggcatctgacctcgtgaagctagggcatcagtcgtcagcttgtgtttctgttgtgggccctctaaagatttactgaagatatgtttttgagttacttgaggagcaagtagctattccataagggtttatttgttgggttgttatttgttgaaacaatctttgttaaaagattggtttctatctttacttgtgcaataagaaaccgaatctatcaagattgcgttttgaattgctgttactgcaatctgtttcttcagcccgtgccaaccctaaagcccatgctaccgctgctgaagtctataaaaggatgaagacctaaaacatgaaggtgtcgaagctgatagagagagagagatcgagtgttttaggatttgttaattgtgctttgtccttgttagttgtgaatctgtctttgctcactgattctataaagcaaagagagattatgtgtgtttgattgcgttcaaactctacttgttcattgtgttcaccaatcactgtggcagtgattgagagaaagtgagaggggctctcatacttaggttgagattctaagtagaaatacactgggtagattaggaagtgaactatgaactgagttgttcatgagtgtctgtaattcctgagtcttgagatagtggatttcctttctttgggtgcaaaccctccagacgtaggtgaaagttttcactgaactgggttaacaatcactgtgtgttattgtttctgttgttaagttttgttttattgttaagcgattgttgAACCTCTTGttccagcatcgtgcaggacaatcgtatcatagggaacctgaattacagaGGTTCACATAGCATTCAAAGTTTTGAAGAAGAATGGATGCGCATAATGGTCGAGTATAACTTGAAGGAAAATGAATGGCTTCAAGGGTTATATAAGATTAGAGAACTTGGATACCAATTTATAACAGGAGTACATTCTTTGCTGGAATGAATACTACTCAAAGAAGTGAAAGTATTAatgttttctttgattctttTGTTGATGCATCAACAACATTACAAGAATTTGTGTTGAAGTTTGAGAAAGCTGTTGAAAGTCGCTTAGAGGCAGAACGAAAGGAAAATTATGAATCAAGGCATAAGTCTCGTATTTTGAGTACCAGGTCAAAACTTGAGGAGCATGCGGCATCTATATACACCAGAAATATTTTTGCTAAATTTAAAGGTGAGCTAGAGAAAATCAACCAATTCACTAGACATAAGATTAGAAGAGATGGGCCTAAATATGTGTATCAGGTGTCCAATTGCTATGATGCTCGAGATACTTTCACTGTTGATATAGACTTAGACTCACAGATTGCTAAATGTGGTTGTGAACTATATGAATTTATGGGGATATTGTGCCGACACATACTAGTAATTTTCCAAGCAAAGGGAGTTGTTCAGATTCCTAGTCATCTCACaaatatcttcatcttctccatttcatcatcttcatcccctttTTTCAATacccaaattgaaaaaaattaagatctAGAACCGATCAGAACACGAAACAGGTACCCATTAAAAAACATAAATCCAGTAAGCTATGAAGCAATAT
This window harbors:
- the LOC130713051 gene encoding protein FAR1-RELATED SEQUENCE 9-like, whose translation is MNTTQRSESINVFFDSFVDASTTLQEFVLKFEKAVESRLEAERKENYESRHKSRILSTRSKLEEHAASIYTRNIFAKFKGELEKINQFTRHKIRRDGPKYVYQVSNCYDARDTFTVDIDLDSQIAKCGCELYEFMGILCRHILVIFQAKGVVQIPSHLTNIFIFSISSSSSPFFNTQIEKN